One window of the Prinia subflava isolate CZ2003 ecotype Zambia chromosome 1, Cam_Psub_1.2, whole genome shotgun sequence genome contains the following:
- the SDC2 gene encoding syndecan-2, whose product MRGVWLALTVSFVACASGQPRTDLTSDKDLYLDNSSVEEASGVYPIDDDDYSSGSGSGAEEDEDSAVVTTSRTVPKLPTTSDASRAETTTVKMQTKVPAQTKSPEEIDKEERSEMDAKKKGDEPGDDTDVFTQKHSENLFQRTEVLAAVIAGGVIGFLFAIFLILLLVYRMRKKDEGSYDLGERKPSCAAYQKAPTKEFYA is encoded by the exons AGAACAGATTTGACCTCTGATAAAGATTTATACCTTGACAACAGCTCTGTTGAAGAAGCATCAGGCGTCTATCCaattgatgatgatgattattcTTCCGGGTCAGGTTCAG GTGCGGAGGAAGATGAGGATAGTGCAGTGGTAACAACGTCCAGAACAGTTCCAAAGTTACCAACAACTAGTGATGCATCCAGGGCTGAGACCACCACAGTGAAAATGCAGACCAAGGTGCCTGCACAAACAAAG TCACCTGAAGAAATTGATAAAGAGGAAAGATCTGAGATGGATGCCAAGAAAAAGGGCGATGAGCCAGGGGATGACACCGATGTGTTCACTCAGAAGCATTCAGAAAACCTCTTCCAGAGAACAGAAGTTCTGGCAG CTGTTATTGCTGGCGGAGttattggttttctttttgcaatcTTCCTTATCCTGCTGCTGGTGTATCGCATGAGAAAGAAGGATGAAGGCAGCTACGACCTTGGTGAACGTAAACCATCCTGTGCTGCCTATCAAAAGGCACCAACTAAGGAGTTTTATGCATAA